The proteins below come from a single Metarhizium brunneum chromosome 1, complete sequence genomic window:
- the SRP10 gene encoding Serpin-Z10, translated as MAPSLQSIGRVGWDLLMKQCGPDSAPETVILSPLSITMALGMLAGGADESKKLGLSTKLGLQNAGELESVLHPLHTTLCGDAKDGPLALANAVFTDQSVTLFPAYQNFLKGFNAEHKQYPNLAEAASDINAWISDNTRGLIRDMLSPASLTNSHLALVNAIGFKGTWQTKFEPRDTRKETFSVTKDEETEVDMMYLRSQHLSSLETSTYKAVRLPYTLPESYPSTSLFAYLPNEGTSLSAVLEDIVKNGSAGDQFTSVKYDEFGFPKFEIDSKFSLVDTLAKLDYPIGGAYTEMADGQNQVQTIAHQAYVKVDEEGTEASGATAVIMTRSMNFDPKFLVFNRPFVFAIASDKPDAILFAGIYSGK; from the coding sequence atggcgccATCCCTTCAGTCAATCGGCCGTGTTGGCTGGGACCTGCTCATGAAGCAGTGTGGCCCCGACAGCGCTCCTGAGACCGTCATACTTTCGCCGCTATCCATTACCATGGCACTGGGTATGCTTGCCGGCGGAGCAGACGAGTCCAAGAAACTCGGCCTGTCCACGAAACTTGGTCTTCAAAACGCGGGCGAGCTAGAGTCGGTCCTTCACCCGCTGCACACGACCCTTTGCGGCGATGCAAAGGACGGTCCGCTGGCGCTCGCAAACGCCGTCTTTACAGATCAAAGTGTCACTCTCTTTCCCGCTTACCAGAATTTCTTGAAGGGCTTCAACGCGGAACATAAACAGTATCCAAACCTTGCCGAGGCTGCGTCCGACATAAATGCGTGGATCTCAGACAATACACGTGGCTTGATCCGAGACATGTTGTCTCCCGCGAGCCTGACCAATAGCCACTTGGCACTGGTGAACGCCATTGGATTCAAGGGGACATGGCAAACCAAGTTTGAACCGCGCGACACTCGCAAAGAGACCTTTTCCGTCACCAAGGATGAAGAGACCGAGGTAGACATGATGTATTTGCGCAGCCAACACCTCTCATCTTTGGAAACGTCAACATACAAGGCCGTTCGTTTGCCGTACACACTGCCGGAATCCTACCCATCAACCTCGCTCTTCGCCTATCTGCCCAACGAAGGAACATCACTCAGCGCCGTTTTGGAGGACATAGTCAAGAATGGTAGCGCGGGCGACCAGTTCACCTCGGTAAAATATGACGAGTTTGGGTTCCCCAAGTTTGAGATTGACAGCAAGTTCTCTCTTGTCGATACTCTCGCGAAGCTCGACTATCCCATTGGAGGGGCATATACGGAAATGGCAGACGGCCAGAACCAGGTGCAAACTATTGCCCATCAAGCCTATGTCAAGGTTGACGAAGAGGGTACAGAGGCCTCAGGCGCGACGGCGGTCATCATGACCAGAAGCATGAATTTTGACCCCAAGTTTTTGGTCTTTAACAGGCCGTTTGTTTTTGCCATTGCCAGTGACAAGCCGGATGCAATCTTGTTTGCGGGCATCTATTCCGGTAAATAG